GCCGGCGGCCGGCTCGATGACGTAGGGAAGGTAGCGCTCGCCCTTCTCGCCGCGGCTGGCGTCGAAGTAGCTCAGGTCGACCCCGGAGTGCTCGGAGTGCGTCCGCAGGTCGAAGTCGGTGCGGTTGGCGATGCCCTCGAGCTCGTCGAACTCCTTGCCGCCGAAGCCGAACCGGTACTCGATGTCGACGGTGCGCTTGGCGTAGTGCGACAGCTTCTCTTTCGGGTGCTCGTAGAACCGCATGTTGTCCGGGTTCAGCCCGAGGCCGACATAGAAGTCCCAGCGCGCCTGCAGCCAGTACTCGTGCCACTGCTCGTCGGTGCCGGGCTCGACGAAGAACTCCATCTCCATCTGCTCGAACTCCCGGGTCCGGAAGATGAAGTTGCCCGGCGTGATCTCGTTGCGGAACGACTTGCCGGTCTGGGCGATCCCGAACGGCGGCTTCTTGCGCGAGGTGTTCATCACGTTGAGAAAGTTCAGGAAGATGCCCTGCGCGGTCTCGGGCCGCAGGTAGACCAGGCCGGACTCGTCCTCGACCGGGCCCAGATGGGTCTTGAGCATCCCGGAGAACTGCTTGGGCTCGGTCCAGATGTCGCGGTTACCGCAGTTGGGGCAGCTGATGTCGGCCAGGCCGCGCTCGGGCGGCCGGCCCTTCTTGGCCTCGTAGGCCTCTTCGAGGTGGTCGGCGCGGTAGCGCTTGTGGCAGCTGGTGCATTCGGTCAGCGGGTCTGAGAAGGTGGCCAGGTGGCCAGAGGCGTCCCAGACCGCCGGCGGCAGCAGCACCGAGGAGTCCAGGCCGACGATGTCGTCGCGGCCGGTGACCATCGACTTCCACCACTGCCTGCGCAGGTTCTCCTTCAGCTCCACGCCCATCGGGCCGTAGTCCCAGGCCGACCGGGTTCCGCCGTAGATCTCGGCAGCCGGAAAGACGAAGCCACGGCGCTTCGACAGGCTGACGACGGCGTCATTGCGATCAACGGGCACAGCGGAACTCCATCAGGAACGGCTCGGGGACGATCCGTCCAGGGTATCGGTAGCGGCCATCGGCTTCTCGCCAGCGCCGGACGGGACCTCGCGGTGGGAACCGGACTGCTGGCGGTCCGAGCCTGCCTGCCGGCGGCGCTGCCACCAGGCGAAGCCGATCGTCACTGCTGCCGTGACCGCCCAGCCCAGCAGGATGTCGAAGACGTAATGCTCAGCCGAGTACACCAGCGCGAACCCCATCGCCAGCGAGTAGGCGGCCAGCAGCGGTCGCCAGCGGCGGCGGACCCGGGGCCAGAAGAACACCGTGAGCAGCCCCGCGACGGCCGCGTGCAGGGATGGCACCGCCGCGACCTCGTTCACACCGGCCTGGCCCTCGTCGATGAGCGCCTTGGCCTGCGGGATGCCCAGCCCGTTCCAGCCGCGGGTGGCGATCCGCTCGGCGTACGGCGCGGCGCCGCCATGGCGCGGGTCCACCTTGCCCAGCATGCCGCCGGAGGTGATCGTGCCGACCTTCTCGTTGATGCAGCCGGGATTCGACGGGCCGCCCACCACCTCAGCCGCTGTGCACTGCGAGGCTGCCCAGGGCGGCGCTGCCGGATAGGCGATGAAGCAGGTCAGGCCGATGAACGAGATTCCCACGAACTGGACCGCGAACTCGCGCCAGGCCACCCGGTCCCGCAGCCACAGCAGGCCGGCCACCGCCCACGGCAGCAGGAAGTAGGAGACATAGACCAGGCTGACCCCCACTTCCCACCACGGCGGAAAGGGCTCCTTCAACTGCGACTGCAGCCAGACGGTCGGCTGGACGCCGAACATCCAACGGTCGACGTCCAGTGGCAGGTGCCATTCGGTGGGACGGCCCAGCGCGTCCGCAGCGCCCCGGGTGAGGTCATAGACGACGAGGGTCGCGGCGAACGGCAGCCAGTCGCGCAGGACGCTCAGCGCGCCCCGCCGTCCGATGCTGGCAGCGAGCAATCCGCCGCAGACGTAGATGATCAGGGTGTTGCGGTCGAACGTGAGCCCCACCCGATTGATCCAGTAGAGCATCGCCACGGCCCACACCGCGATGGCGGTCCAGCGCACCCTGGCCAGCGTCCGATCGGAGAGCAGTCGGGTTCTGCCCGATGCGCGGCGGCCGTCGCCGGCCGGGTCGGGGTCGGCGCCTGCCGTGGCGGCCGTGCCTGCCGTGGCGGCCACTTCGGACTCGGTTGCCGCCAGGATGCTCACCTCACCGCGCTCGTCAGGCCACCTGGGCCGTTTTCCGTGATCTGCTGCCAGGCGACCAATCTACCGATCCGGCGCCGAACGCGATCCGGCCACGCCAGCGCCGCTCAGTTGCCTGCCAGCCGGCTGCCCCAATCGGCGTCGGCGGCGCGGTCACTGGCTCGGGCCGTCTCCTGGCCGCCCGGCTCGATCCGCAGCAGCTGCTCGTACGCGCTGGGCTGGTCCAGCGCCTGGGACAGCAACGGGGTGGCCCTCAACTTGACCTGGTAGCCGCCCAGGCCGCGGCGGTAGGCGCCGACCGACTCCCACTCGGTCAGCAGCAGCCAGCTGCCGGCGTCATCGGTGGCCCGGCCCAGTGAGCCCCGCACGAAGCCCGGACGCTCGGCCAGCAGCCGCAGCGCCTGCTCGGCCTCGGCCTGAAACCGCTCGGCCTGGAACTCCTCGGCGTCGTCGTCTGGCCGGAACTGCAGCAGCGCGATCACGAGGCGCCGCCAGGGCTGCTGGCGTCGGCATCTCTGGCGCCGGCGTGGCTGCTGCTGCTGCTGGCGTTTCTGGCGTCGGCGTGGCTGCTGCTGGCGTCGATGGCGGCGCCGAACCGGCGGTCCCGGGAGGCGTAGCTGGCGCAGGCCGCCCAGAAGTGCCGGCGGTCGAAGTCCGGCCACGGGGTGTCGAGAAACATCAGCTCAGCGTAGGCCGACTGCCAGAGCAGGAAGTTCGAGGTGCGCTGCTCCCCGGAGGTGCGCACGAACAGGTCGACGTCGGGCAGGTCGGGCTCGTCCAGGTAGCGGGCGAACATCTTCTCATCGATCTTGGCCGGGTCGATCTTGCCGGCCGCGGCCAGCTCGGCCAGGCGGCGGGTGGCGTCGACCACCTCGGCGCGTCCGCCGTAGTTCACGCAGAACTGCAGGGTCAGCCGGTCATTGCGCTCGGTGAACTGCTCGGCGTCCTCGAGCTGGCTGATCACGCTGCGCCACAGCCGCGGCCGGCGGCCGGCCCAACGGATCCGGACGCCGTAACCGTTGAGCTCATCGCGCCGGCGCCGGATCACGTCCTTGTTGAAGCCCATCAGAAACCGGACCTCGTCGGGTGAGCGTCGCCAGTTCTCGGTCGAGAACGCGTAGGCCGACACCACCGGCACGCCGATCTCCATCGCCCCGAACAGCACGTCCATCAGCGCCGCCTCGCCCGCCCGGTGGCCCTCGGTGCGCGGCAGGCCCCGGCTGTTGGCCCACCGGCCGTTGCCGTCCATCACGATCGCGACGTGCCGGGGCAGCAGGTCGGGCGCGATCGCCGGTGGCCGGGCGCCGCTGGGATGCGGCGGCGGGTCCGGCCAGGACGGGCGGCGGGCGGGCATTGGGTCACCGTAGTACGCCGGCTCGGCGCGGTGGCGATGGCTGGCTGGGCGCTCAGCCGGTTAGCGGTCCACCAGCGGCAGCGACCGGATGCCGCGCTCCAGGTGCCACTGCAGGTGGGCGGCGATCAGGCCGCTGGCCTCGCGGCGCAGGTCCAGCGCGGTGGCCTCGGCGCCGGTCCAGTCACCTGACAGCAGCGCCGCCATCAGGCTCAGCGAACCGGCCTGGGGGCGGACTGAGCCCGCCGGGCGGCAGTTCGGGCAGACCGCGCCGCCGGCCGGCACGTTGAAAGCCCCGTGCGGGCCGGTCGCCGAGCAGACCGCGCACTCGGCCAGCGCCGGCTCCCAGCCGGCCAGTGACATCGACCGGATCAGGAACGCGTCCAGGATCAGGGTGGCCTCGTGGTCGCGGTCGGCCAGGGACCGCAGCGCGCCGACCACCAGCAGGTACTGCCGCAGCGCCGGCTCGCCCTCTTCGGGGGTCAGCCGTTCGGCGGTCTCGCAGATCGCCACGGCCGCTGTCCAGCCGGGGTAGTCCGAGGCCAGCCGGGCGCCGTAGTTGTCGACCGACTCGACCTGGGTAACCAGATCCAGCCCGTGGTGTCGCGGGTGCCCGCGCTCGGCGTCCGGCACAGCCGTCCGGGTGTGAAGTTGCACGTCGATGTGGCTGCCGGGCTCGAGCCGGGCGCCGTAGCGCGAGGTGGTGCGCCGCACGCCCTTGCCGACGGCCCGGATCCGGCCGTGCCGGCGGGTGAGCAGGGTGACGATCCGGTCTGCCTCGCCCAGCTTGTGGACGCGCAGCACCACGGCTTCGTCACGGTAGAGCGGCACCCCTCCATCGTCCCAGACTTGTCGACTGCGCGACGGTGGCTGGCCGTCGACCTGATCACGGAGTCAGCATGCCCAACTGCGCGAGTCGGACGCCCGCCGCGAACCGCGAGGTGACTCCCAGCTCGCGGTTGATGTGCGCGACGTCGTAATGCAAGGTACGCAGGCTGATGCGGAGTTCGGCGGCGATTTGCTGATCCGTACGGCCTCGCGCCAGGGACTGGATGACTCGGTGCTGTCGCGGGCTGAAGGCCGGTGCCACCTCCGCCGTCTCGGCCTCGGGCAGCTCGATGGGTGTCGCGGTGCGCTGGACGGTCCGGAAGTACCGCAGCGCTTCAACGAGAACCGCACGGTCGGTGACCGCGATGACCGTGCGCTCCCCGCGCACCGGCGGGATCTCCATCACGACGCAGCGGCGGTCATAGATCTTGAGCTGGACGCGGGAAGAGCAGTAGTAAGAATTGCCCCATCCGCGACGGCGCAACAGCTCGGCGTGCCCATCCTCGTCAGTGCTGTCGTAGTCATAGAGCGAGATCAGCGGAGTGCCTGAGGTGAGGAGCCGGTAGTCAGCGGCGTGGCAAGCGTCGAAGCTCTCGGCGGTGCTATCGGTGCCGATGGACAGCAGTTCGCGGCAGGTCCGGTTTCGTAACGATCGCCGAATGGCGCCCAATCCGATTCCGACGACTTCAACACCGGCCACCGTGGGATGCCCGCGCGCGTTCAGTGACCCAGCGAACTTGCTGCGGGCGGCAAGGAAACCCAATGACGCGTCCAGATTGGCTCGTTGCAGAGTTGCCCAGGCACTTCTCTGGGCGAAGTGGATCGACCTCGGTAATTCTGATTCCAAGTTCGCCACTTTCACCCCCTTAATAAAGAAGTACTGCAACGTGCCCTGTTAATACGCAAAGAACCCAGCAGCTGTTGCATGGGAAAGCGGCGCCGAGCGGGGCCGCGGGAAAGGTGAGGACTCGACGCCCTCGCAGGAAAGGTGAGGACTCGACGCCCTCGCAGGAAGTCGCGAGGCCTCGCTGATCGCTGGTCCTACTGGTCGCTGGCGCGTGCTGCCTGGCTGCGGCGCAGCCGGTTGCGCAGGGCCCGGCGGGCGACCGGGCCGAGGTCATCGAGCACCTCGGTCAGCACCGCGACCTGGGCCAGGGCGTCCAGGGCGTGCTCGGAGGACTCCGGGTCGGCCGCCTCGTACAGCTCCAGGCCGATGAACGCGGCCGCGAGCCCGCGGGCCAGGCCCGGGATGTCCAGGGCGGCCTTGATCGGGCTGTCGCTGAGGATGCGTTGCAGGGTCTGCTCGATCTCGTTGATCCACAGGTTCAGCGCCTGCCTGGCCGCCTCGGCGAGGATGGCGTTCTGCTGCGCGGCGGCCAGCACCTGGGCCAGCACCTGGGTGTTGCCGGCCGCCCGCTCGACCTCGTGCAGGGACCGCCCGACGGTGAGCAGCTCACGCAACGAGGTGACCTCGGCGAACTGGTCGGAGTACAGGGCCACCCGCGCCTGGGTCGCGCTCTGGCAGGCGGCGATGATCAGCTCGTCCACCGATCCGAAGTGGTAGAAGACCAGGGCCTGGTTGACGCCCGCGGCCGCGGCGATTGACCGGGCCGACGTGCCGGCGATGCCCTTGTCCCGCAGCGTCGCGATGGCACCTGCCAGCAGCCGTTCACGGGTGTCACCGCTCACCGGGCGGCGCCGGTGACTGGTGGGACCGAGCCCAAGTGGTCCCGTATCCAGGACCGGCCGAGGTAGGACATGATCGCTAACGGTACCGCTGCCGCGGCACCGCCAGCGATCAGCCGAGCCGGGCACCGGGCTGCTCACCTCGCTCGCGTTGAGTGCCGCCGCCAGACCACCCGTGAAGCCGAGAAGGCCATCCATGGACGACGAGCGGGGTCAGCAGCACCGCGGCGTAGGCGCCCAGCACGGCCAAGGCCTCGGCTTGGGCATGGCCGAGGTGCAGGCCCCACGCCTCGCTGAAGAAATGCGCCTTCACCAGCGGTATCGCCGCCGCGACGCTTGCGGTGATCAACCGCGCTCGGCGCATCCGCTGAACCACGCGCCGGCCGCTGAGGGCCAGCGCCAAGCCGGCCGCCAAGCCGAGCGCTGCTCCGACGACAGCTCCCCACTCCATGGCAACCAAACCTGCGATCGCGAGAAAAGTCACCAGTTGCCCGACATCCCTGCTGGCCGTCGTCGAGGCGAGACCGAAAAGCGCCACCGTGGGCAGGGCGACAAGGACGCCGAGCGTCCCGCCTCCGACGGCGCCCCAGCCCAGTCCCCGGACGATCAGCAGGAAGGGGTTCCACTTCGTGGCCGCCTCGCTCAGGCCGCTGTCCAAGGACGGCATCGGTGCTCCCGGTGGTATTCGAGGCGGCATCGGCACGGGGGCGTTGACGGCCGGCGGAGGCCCGTTGACGATTCGCGGGGTCAGCAGCACCGCGGCCACGACGGCCACCGCGGCCACGCCGGCCGCTATGACGTAGCCCTCCGTCGGGCGGGCCCGGTCCAAGCAGTACGCCAACGGTGCCGCTGCCGCGGCGCTGCCGGTGACCAGCCGAGCGCGGTGCATCCGACGGAGGTCGCTCCGCCCGCTGAGAGCCAGTGCCAGACCGGCCATCAAAGCGACGCTTCCCGCGACCAGACCGCCGATCGCACCGGCGAGCGGGAAGAACATCACCGCCCAGATGAGTCCGCCCAGTACGAACTTGCCGACGTCGGGGGGTCTTCCCAGGTCCGGTTGAGCGAGGACGCCGAAGCCGATCCAGCCGGCCAGGGTGACCTCACCGAGCACCACACCCCAGAGAACGCCCAGGTACAGCCCTCGCCCGATCATCAGGAACCGGTGCCGCAGCGTGCCTATGTCGTCCATGCCGTCCCCCAACCCTGTCTCGGCTCGGGTCAGGCCGGAGCTTTGCCGCCGCCCATATACGGATTCGGCTCCATCGGCGGGTCGTCGCCGGGCTGCTTGTCCGGCGGCGGTGGCAGCGTCTGGCCGTTGTCGTCTGTGGGGTCGGGCTGGATCGGCTCACTCATCAGAGGCTCCTTTGGATTGTGGTGGTCTTCGGACGTGACGTCGGCTCGGATGCTTGGCACCACTTTGAGCGACTGCTCAATTGAACCATTTCTTGAGCACTCGCTCAAGAGGTTCGAGGCATAAATTTGAGCGACTGCTCAGAACGCTCGGCGAGCTGGTCAGGGTCAAGGTCCGGCACGTGCGACGACCACGCGCGTGCCGCGCACGGTCGGCACGGTCGGCACGGTCGGCAATAAGAGCTAGCCGACGAGTACGCGGAGCTGCCCGGCAAGCACCGCCACGCTTGTCCTCAGCTGACCGGAACCGCCGGCGCGTCGGCCACCACGCGGCGCAGCCGGGCCGCCAGCAGCATCGCGAACGCCGCCGAGGCCAGCGCGCAGCCGGCCGGCACCGAGAACGCCAGCCGGGCGCCGTGCTCGTCGGCGATGCCGCCGACCACCGCCGCGCCCAGGCCGTACCCGACCGACAGCCCGGTGCCGATCCAGGTCAGGCCCTCGGTGAGCGAGTTGGCCGGCACGATCGAGTCCACCAGGCTGAACGCGCCGATCAGGGTGGGCGCGATCCCCAGCCCGATCACCCCCGCGATCAGCGCCAGCACTCCCACGCTGGTCGCGGCGAACAGCAGCAGGGGCATCAACCCGAACAGCACGGCGCTGACGGTGAACCTGCGCAGCAGCGACGAGCGCCAGTGCCGGCCGCCGTAGACCAGGGCCGACACCGCGCTGCCGGCGGCGAAGCTGGCTATCACCCAGCCGGCGCTGGCCCGCTGGCCGTACTGGCCGCAGAAGGCGATCATCGTCACCTCGACGCTGCCGAAGACCGCGCCCATGAACACCATGCACCCGGTGATCAGCGACATCCCCCGAAACCGCAAGGCGAACTCGTGTCGCTCGCCGGCCACTCGGATCCGCACCGGCGGCTCGGTGGACCGCAGCGCCGCCAGCCACATGGTGCCGATGCTGATCACCAGCAGCGCCAGTCCCAGAGTCACCAGCGGGTGGGTATGGATGGCCAGCACGGTGGCGACCAGCGGCCCTAGGACGAAGATCACCTCGTCCAGGGTGGATTCGATCGAGTAGCCGGTCGAGCGCTCCGGGGCCTCGCCGGGCCAGATGTAGGACCAGCGGGCCCGCACCAGCGCGCCGATGTTGAGCATGGTGATGCCCATCAGCACCGCCGGCGCGACCAGCGTCCAGAGCGGCGCGTGCACCGTGATCAGCGCGCCGAACGCCGCGGTGGAGAGCAGGTGGCCGATCAGGAACCATGGCAGCACCCGGTGCTGCCCGAGCTTGTCGACCAGCACCGCCGCCACCGGGTTGCCGACCGCGCCGCCCAGGACGTAGCACCCGCTGACCACTCCGGCGAAGCCGTAGGAATTGGTGCGCCCCGAGATGATCAGCACGATCGCGATCGGGTAGATGGCCAGGGTAATCCGCGCCAGGAATCCGGCGGCGGAGAATTCCACCGTCCCGGGTATCGCAAAGGCGGCTCGGTAGCGGTTCAGCACGGTCTAGAAGCCGAGCCGATCGAGCTTCTTGGGGTCGCGCTGCCACTCGCCCATCACCGCGACGTGCAGGTTGAGGTTGACCCGCCGGCCCAGCAGCGCCTCGATGCCGC
The window above is part of the Jatrophihabitans sp. genome. Proteins encoded here:
- a CDS encoding glycine--tRNA ligase, translating into MPVDRNDAVVSLSKRRGFVFPAAEIYGGTRSAWDYGPMGVELKENLRRQWWKSMVTGRDDIVGLDSSVLLPPAVWDASGHLATFSDPLTECTSCHKRYRADHLEEAYEAKKGRPPERGLADISCPNCGNRDIWTEPKQFSGMLKTHLGPVEDESGLVYLRPETAQGIFLNFLNVMNTSRKKPPFGIAQTGKSFRNEITPGNFIFRTREFEQMEMEFFVEPGTDEQWHEYWLQARWDFYVGLGLNPDNMRFYEHPKEKLSHYAKRTVDIEYRFGFGGKEFDELEGIANRTDFDLRTHSEHSGVDLSYFDASRGEKGERYLPYVIEPAAGLTRATLAFLLDAYVEDEAPNTKGGMDKRTVLRLDPRLAPVKVAVLPLSRHADLSPKGRGLAGALRRHWNVEYDETQAIGKRYRRQDEIGTPFCVTVDFDTLDDQAVTIRERDAMTQERVALDKVEDYLATRLIGC
- a CDS encoding phosphatase PAP2 family protein, which gives rise to MSILAATESEVAATAGTAATAGADPDPAGDGRRASGRTRLLSDRTLARVRWTAIAVWAVAMLYWINRVGLTFDRNTLIIYVCGGLLAASIGRRGALSVLRDWLPFAATLVVYDLTRGAADALGRPTEWHLPLDVDRWMFGVQPTVWLQSQLKEPFPPWWEVGVSLVYVSYFLLPWAVAGLLWLRDRVAWREFAVQFVGISFIGLTCFIAYPAAPPWAASQCTAAEVVGGPSNPGCINEKVGTITSGGMLGKVDPRHGGAAPYAERIATRGWNGLGIPQAKALIDEGQAGVNEVAAVPSLHAAVAGLLTVFFWPRVRRRWRPLLAAYSLAMGFALVYSAEHYVFDILLGWAVTAAVTIGFAWWQRRRQAGSDRQQSGSHREVPSGAGEKPMAATDTLDGSSPSRS
- a CDS encoding antibiotic biosynthesis monooxygenase family protein is translated as MIALLQFRPDDDAEEFQAERFQAEAEQALRLLAERPGFVRGSLGRATDDAGSWLLLTEWESVGAYRRGLGGYQVKLRATPLLSQALDQPSAYEQLLRIEPGGQETARASDRAADADWGSRLAGN
- a CDS encoding isoprenyl transferase, encoding MPARRPSWPDPPPHPSGARPPAIAPDLLPRHVAIVMDGNGRWANSRGLPRTEGHRAGEAALMDVLFGAMEIGVPVVSAYAFSTENWRRSPDEVRFLMGFNKDVIRRRRDELNGYGVRIRWAGRRPRLWRSVISQLEDAEQFTERNDRLTLQFCVNYGGRAEVVDATRRLAELAAAGKIDPAKIDEKMFARYLDEPDLPDVDLFVRTSGEQRTSNFLLWQSAYAELMFLDTPWPDFDRRHFWAACASYASRDRRFGAAIDASSSHADARNASSSSSHAGARDADASSPGGAS
- the recO gene encoding DNA repair protein RecO, with translation MPLYRDEAVVLRVHKLGEADRIVTLLTRRHGRIRAVGKGVRRTTSRYGARLEPGSHIDVQLHTRTAVPDAERGHPRHHGLDLVTQVESVDNYGARLASDYPGWTAAVAICETAERLTPEEGEPALRQYLLVVGALRSLADRDHEATLILDAFLIRSMSLAGWEPALAECAVCSATGPHGAFNVPAGGAVCPNCRPAGSVRPQAGSLSLMAALLSGDWTGAEATALDLRREASGLIAAHLQWHLERGIRSLPLVDR
- a CDS encoding LuxR C-terminal-related transcriptional regulator, which produces MANLESELPRSIHFAQRSAWATLQRANLDASLGFLAARSKFAGSLNARGHPTVAGVEVVGIGLGAIRRSLRNRTCRELLSIGTDSTAESFDACHAADYRLLTSGTPLISLYDYDSTDEDGHAELLRRRGWGNSYYCSSRVQLKIYDRRCVVMEIPPVRGERTVIAVTDRAVLVEALRYFRTVQRTATPIELPEAETAEVAPAFSPRQHRVIQSLARGRTDQQIAAELRISLRTLHYDVAHINRELGVTSRFAAGVRLAQLGMLTP
- a CDS encoding TetR/AcrR family transcriptional regulator, with translation MSGDTRERLLAGAIATLRDKGIAGTSARSIAAAAGVNQALVFYHFGSVDELIIAACQSATQARVALYSDQFAEVTSLRELLTVGRSLHEVERAAGNTQVLAQVLAAAQQNAILAEAARQALNLWINEIEQTLQRILSDSPIKAALDIPGLARGLAAAFIGLELYEAADPESSEHALDALAQVAVLTEVLDDLGPVARRALRNRLRRSQAARASDQ
- a CDS encoding MFS transporter; amino-acid sequence: MEFSAAGFLARITLAIYPIAIVLIISGRTNSYGFAGVVSGCYVLGGAVGNPVAAVLVDKLGQHRVLPWFLIGHLLSTAAFGALITVHAPLWTLVAPAVLMGITMLNIGALVRARWSYIWPGEAPERSTGYSIESTLDEVIFVLGPLVATVLAIHTHPLVTLGLALLVISIGTMWLAALRSTEPPVRIRVAGERHEFALRFRGMSLITGCMVFMGAVFGSVEVTMIAFCGQYGQRASAGWVIASFAAGSAVSALVYGGRHWRSSLLRRFTVSAVLFGLMPLLLFAATSVGVLALIAGVIGLGIAPTLIGAFSLVDSIVPANSLTEGLTWIGTGLSVGYGLGAAVVGGIADEHGARLAFSVPAGCALASAAFAMLLAARLRRVVADAPAVPVS